Proteins encoded within one genomic window of Bacteroidetes bacterium SB0662_bin_6:
- a CDS encoding tetratricopeptide repeat protein gives MHGPPIRPHIVFALLAVLAGCATGEGPPRGDASSQGASVAAYAGDEACASCHEEYYLSYHRTGMGRSMSRFDTASAPEMLPGPPIYHEASNFYYEAFVHADTLFQREYRLDAAGQTTYERVHPVEWVIGSGNHTRSYLANVNGHLTEMPLTWYVERRRWDLSPSYDQENLRFSRPVVAECMACHNGFSGHSRFTFDHYRDVSDGITCERCHGPGSTHINLRLAGLGPAAGNPDSSIVHPARLSRGDQLSVCRQCHLSGTTVFKPGETPSTYRPGASLDAHRSIFVTADQVNDPERFGIASHALRLEKSACFRESDMTCTTCHDPHVPVAELGNSHFNAVCAGCHAPGGTEEQVGVCGRESAHTEAEAMTGDCVACHLRSSGASDIPHVTFTDHWIRRELPPAVAPEDIERVFVRPEPFRLVRATAPPGETGQGLGLLEEAAAYFAFYDQIHALPLYLDSVIVKVEAGFRAGADHAEARLALGRALLEQGRVEESVAALSEAASVYEEDVPIRYWLGVALLRADRPGEAIGALRRAVEMQPAFTEAHLKLAEAFYAAARFAEAESAWLAGLDEDPVHHPASWNDLGFLYLETGRFEEAGRFFDRALALDPDLVPALVNAAAIEMQEQDWEGALRFLNRAVEKQPDFTPALGNLAVAYGELGRTDEAVRTLRTLLRYHPGDLRAQALLDRFLASDTGGDGLQDPPSPEEL, from the coding sequence GGCCGCCGATTCGGCCGCACATCGTCTTTGCCCTGCTGGCGGTGCTGGCCGGATGCGCCACCGGCGAAGGGCCGCCTCGGGGAGATGCCTCGTCGCAGGGGGCGTCCGTTGCAGCGTATGCAGGCGACGAAGCATGTGCATCCTGTCACGAGGAATACTACCTGTCCTATCATCGGACCGGGATGGGTCGGTCCATGTCCCGGTTTGACACGGCTTCTGCTCCGGAGATGCTGCCGGGTCCGCCGATCTACCACGAAGCCTCGAATTTCTACTACGAGGCCTTTGTTCATGCGGATACGCTGTTCCAGCGCGAGTACCGCCTTGATGCGGCGGGACAAACGACGTACGAGCGGGTGCATCCCGTCGAGTGGGTGATTGGATCCGGGAATCACACACGCTCGTATCTGGCGAATGTGAACGGGCATTTGACGGAGATGCCCCTTACCTGGTATGTCGAGCGCCGCCGGTGGGATCTGAGCCCTTCCTACGACCAGGAAAACCTGCGTTTCAGCCGGCCTGTCGTGGCGGAATGCATGGCTTGCCACAACGGGTTTTCCGGGCACAGCCGGTTCACGTTCGATCACTATCGGGACGTATCCGACGGGATTACGTGCGAACGCTGCCATGGGCCGGGCAGCACGCATATTAATCTGCGATTGGCCGGGCTTGGACCGGCAGCCGGCAACCCGGATTCCTCCATCGTGCATCCGGCCCGGCTGTCTCGCGGCGATCAACTGTCCGTTTGCCGCCAGTGCCATCTTTCGGGCACTACCGTGTTCAAACCCGGGGAAACGCCTTCCACGTACCGGCCCGGCGCGTCCCTCGATGCCCATCGCAGCATATTCGTTACGGCCGATCAGGTGAATGATCCGGAACGTTTCGGCATTGCGAGCCATGCGCTCCGCCTTGAAAAGAGCGCCTGTTTCCGGGAAAGCGATATGACCTGCACGACGTGCCACGATCCGCATGTTCCGGTCGCTGAGTTGGGAAACAGTCATTTCAATGCGGTATGTGCAGGATGTCATGCTCCGGGAGGGACAGAGGAGCAGGTGGGAGTGTGCGGGCGTGAAAGCGCGCATACCGAAGCAGAAGCCATGACCGGGGACTGTGTGGCGTGCCATCTTCGTTCGAGCGGTGCGAGCGACATTCCGCACGTCACGTTTACGGATCACTGGATACGCCGTGAACTGCCGCCTGCCGTCGCCCCGGAAGATATCGAGCGCGTGTTCGTGCGCCCCGAGCCCTTCCGGCTGGTGCGGGCGACAGCGCCTCCCGGTGAGACAGGGCAAGGGCTTGGATTGCTTGAGGAAGCCGCTGCCTATTTTGCGTTTTACGACCAGATTCACGCCTTGCCGTTGTACCTCGACTCGGTGATCGTCAAGGTGGAAGCCGGCTTCCGGGCCGGGGCCGATCATGCCGAAGCCCGTCTTGCTCTGGGAAGAGCGCTGTTGGAACAGGGGCGGGTGGAGGAATCGGTGGCGGCGCTTTCGGAAGCCGCTTCGGTGTATGAAGAGGATGTCCCCATCCGGTATTGGTTGGGAGTGGCTTTGCTGCGCGCCGATCGCCCGGGCGAGGCGATTGGCGCACTCAGGCGCGCCGTGGAAATGCAGCCGGCCTTTACGGAGGCTCATCTGAAACTTGCGGAAGCGTTTTATGCAGCCGCCCGCTTTGCGGAAGCCGAATCGGCATGGCTGGCGGGACTGGATGAAGACCCGGTGCATCATCCGGCCTCCTGGAACGACCTCGGGTTTCTGTATCTTGAAACAGGACGGTTCGAGGAGGCGGGGCGATTCTTCGACCGGGCGCTTGCGCTGGACCCCGATCTTGTTCCTGCACTGGTCAATGCGGCCGCCATCGAGATGCAGGAGCAGGACTGGGAGGGAGCGCTCCGGTTTTTGAACCGGGCTGTTGAGAAACAGCCGGATTTTACGCCTGCCCTCGGCAATCTTGCCGTTGCATACGGGGAGCTTGGACGTACGGACGAAGCTGTTCGCACCTTGCGTACGCTGCTTCGATACCATCCGGGCGATCTCCGCGCTCAGGCGTTGCTGGATCGATTTCTTGCTTCTGACACAGGCGGTGACGGCTTACAGGACCCGCCGTCCCCGGAAGAGTTATAG